Proteins encoded within one genomic window of Couchioplanes caeruleus:
- a CDS encoding glycoside hydrolase family 18 protein — protein MRGSARRLLAVAVTVLVGLTAAPGAAAAHGRKPPVKVGYFTQWGIYGRDFPLAKVERSGAAARLTHLNYAFGPVTAAGVCDSADPWADWQTLFSAERSVDGVADEAGQPLAGNLHQLAELKQRNPALRVLISLGGWTGSAHFSDAALTDDSRRKLVSSCVDLWIKGNLPGLSAGVAAGIFDGIDLDWEWPGSEGNAGNVFRPEDKRNFTLLTAEFRRQLDRLSRTTKKRYDLTAFLPAAPAKVEAGFEGEIFRHLDFGTVQGYDFHGSWDPRTNQQSALRVPAGAPDDPDFSAEVAVGAWRDLGAPDRKLVLGIPYYGQGWTGVTGGGDGLFAPAAGGAPGTFAVGTEDWKVLKNLPAQGFTVHRDWRAGHSWLFDGTTFWTYDDPAQVAQKAAYIRIQGLGGAMMWSLDGDDENASLTRTISAVLSRH, from the coding sequence ATGCGCGGATCCGCCCGTCGCCTCCTCGCCGTCGCCGTGACCGTCCTGGTCGGCCTGACCGCCGCACCGGGCGCAGCCGCGGCACACGGCAGAAAACCTCCGGTCAAGGTCGGATACTTCACGCAGTGGGGGATCTACGGCCGCGACTTCCCGCTCGCCAAGGTGGAGCGGTCGGGCGCGGCCGCCCGGCTCACCCACCTCAACTACGCCTTCGGCCCGGTCACCGCGGCCGGCGTCTGCGACTCGGCCGACCCCTGGGCGGACTGGCAGACGCTGTTCTCCGCCGAGCGCAGCGTGGACGGCGTCGCCGACGAGGCCGGTCAGCCGCTGGCCGGCAACCTGCACCAGCTCGCCGAGCTCAAGCAGCGCAATCCCGCCCTGCGGGTGCTGATCTCCCTCGGCGGATGGACCGGCTCGGCCCACTTCTCCGACGCCGCCCTGACCGACGACTCCCGCCGGAAGCTGGTCAGCTCCTGCGTGGACCTGTGGATCAAGGGAAACCTGCCCGGACTGAGCGCCGGGGTGGCCGCCGGCATCTTCGACGGCATCGACCTCGACTGGGAATGGCCGGGCTCCGAGGGCAACGCGGGCAACGTCTTCCGCCCCGAGGACAAGCGGAACTTCACGTTGCTCACCGCCGAGTTCCGCAGGCAGCTCGACCGGCTCTCGCGCACCACGAAGAAGCGCTACGACCTGACCGCGTTCCTGCCGGCCGCCCCCGCCAAGGTCGAGGCGGGCTTCGAGGGAGAGATCTTCCGACACCTCGATTTCGGTACGGTGCAGGGCTACGACTTCCACGGCTCGTGGGACCCGCGCACGAACCAGCAGTCCGCCCTGCGCGTACCGGCGGGCGCACCCGACGACCCCGACTTCTCCGCCGAGGTCGCCGTGGGCGCGTGGCGTGACCTGGGCGCGCCGGACCGCAAGCTCGTGCTCGGCATCCCGTACTACGGCCAGGGCTGGACCGGTGTGACCGGCGGCGGCGACGGCCTGTTCGCCCCGGCCGCCGGCGGTGCGCCCGGCACCTTCGCGGTCGGCACCGAGGACTGGAAGGTGCTCAAGAACCTGCCCGCGCAGGGCTTCACCGTCCACCGTGACTGGCGGGCCGGGCACTCGTGGCTCTTCGACGGCACCACCTTCTGGACGTACGACGACCCGGCGCAGGTCGCGCAGAAGGCGGCGTACATCCGTATCCAGGGGCTGGGCGGGGCGATGATGTGGTCGCTCGACGGCGACGACGAGAACGCCTCGCTGACCCGTACGATCTCGGCGGTTCTCTCGCGGCACTGA
- a CDS encoding bifunctional RNase H/acid phosphatase, giving the protein MSTVRDLRVVVEADGGSRGNPGPAGYGAVVRDPASGDVLLERAGALGATTNNVAEYSGLIAGLRAAAELGATRVDVRMDSKLVVEQMSGRWQIKNPGLRPLAAEAATLVDGFSSVTFDWIPRERNKLADALANRAMDEAAGKPVRDVIEPEAKAPPRSWAPPSLEAATRLILVRHGETALTKQGRYSGRGDVPLCDEGEAQAMAAAGRVAGISRDVAAVVSSPLRRCTRTAEHIAAELGNVTVTVMPELIECDFGDWEGLTFGEVRDRWPGELDKWLGSTSVAPPGGESFQAVSKRIRGALATLQSAYPSSVVVVVSHVSPIKLILRDALAASDTFLHRLFLDAAGVSTVDMWPDGGIAVRSVNETAHLR; this is encoded by the coding sequence ATGAGCACTGTGCGTGACCTCAGGGTCGTCGTCGAGGCCGACGGCGGATCGCGGGGCAACCCCGGGCCGGCCGGGTACGGCGCCGTCGTCCGTGACCCGGCCAGCGGCGACGTCCTGCTCGAGCGTGCCGGTGCCCTGGGCGCCACCACCAACAACGTGGCCGAGTATTCGGGGCTGATCGCGGGTCTGCGGGCCGCGGCCGAGCTGGGCGCCACCCGGGTCGACGTACGGATGGACTCGAAGCTGGTCGTCGAGCAGATGTCCGGCCGCTGGCAGATCAAGAACCCGGGGCTGCGCCCGCTCGCCGCCGAGGCCGCCACCCTGGTGGACGGCTTCTCGTCGGTGACCTTCGACTGGATCCCGCGCGAGCGCAACAAGCTGGCCGACGCCCTGGCCAACCGGGCGATGGACGAGGCGGCGGGCAAGCCGGTCCGGGACGTGATCGAGCCCGAGGCGAAGGCGCCGCCGAGGAGCTGGGCGCCGCCGTCCCTGGAGGCCGCCACCCGGCTGATCCTGGTGCGCCACGGCGAGACCGCCCTCACCAAGCAGGGCCGTTACTCCGGGCGCGGCGACGTCCCGCTCTGCGACGAGGGCGAGGCCCAGGCCATGGCGGCGGCCGGGAGGGTGGCCGGCATCAGCCGCGACGTCGCGGCCGTCGTCTCCTCACCCCTGCGCCGGTGTACGCGTACCGCCGAGCACATCGCCGCCGAGCTGGGCAACGTGACGGTGACCGTGATGCCCGAGCTGATCGAGTGCGACTTCGGCGACTGGGAGGGGCTGACCTTCGGCGAGGTGCGCGACCGCTGGCCCGGCGAGCTGGACAAGTGGCTCGGGTCGACGAGCGTCGCGCCGCCGGGCGGAGAGTCGTTCCAGGCCGTGTCGAAGCGGATCCGGGGGGCGCTGGCGACGCTGCAGTCCGCGTACCCGTCGTCGGTGGTGGTGGTGGTCTCGCACGTCTCGCCGATCAAGCTGATCCTGCGCGACGCGCTCGCGGCGAGCGACACGTTCCTGCACCGGCTCTTCCTCGACGCGGCCGGGGTGTCCACGGTCGACATGTGGCCGGACGGCGGCATCGCCGTACGGTCGGTGAACGAGACGGCGCACCTCAGATAG
- a CDS encoding zinc ribbon domain-containing protein — MKAAPEAQRRLLDLQGIDTALNQLAHRRRSLPELAEIETVARELSALEDERVRAQVAVDDLDRDIARFEKDIEQVRARKDRDQARLDAGGALREIEGLQHELATLNRRQSELEDAELELMERRETAEQALNEVKKRIAEASARREAAEARRDEAYAEIGKEQEFRTQSRAPLAGDLPPDLLKLYDKIREETGLGAALFRSGRCGGCRIELYGADLGRVKSAPADEVVRCEDCRRIMVRTAESGL; from the coding sequence GTGAAGGCCGCCCCGGAAGCCCAGCGTCGCCTGCTCGACCTGCAGGGCATCGACACCGCTCTCAACCAGCTCGCGCACCGCCGCCGTTCGTTGCCCGAGCTCGCCGAGATCGAGACCGTCGCCCGCGAGCTCTCCGCGCTGGAGGACGAGCGGGTCCGGGCCCAGGTCGCCGTCGACGACCTGGACCGCGACATCGCCCGCTTCGAGAAGGACATCGAGCAGGTACGCGCCCGCAAGGATCGCGACCAGGCCCGGCTCGACGCCGGTGGCGCGCTGCGCGAGATCGAGGGTCTGCAGCACGAGCTGGCGACGCTGAACCGCCGCCAGTCGGAGCTCGAGGACGCCGAGCTCGAGCTCATGGAGCGCCGCGAGACCGCGGAGCAGGCGCTCAACGAGGTCAAGAAGCGGATCGCCGAGGCGTCGGCGCGCCGCGAGGCGGCAGAGGCCCGGCGCGACGAGGCGTACGCCGAGATCGGCAAGGAGCAGGAGTTCAGGACCCAGTCGCGGGCGCCGCTCGCGGGGGACCTGCCGCCGGATCTGCTCAAGCTCTACGACAAGATCCGTGAGGAGACCGGGCTCGGCGCCGCGCTGTTCCGCTCCGGGCGCTGCGGTGGCTGCCGCATCGAGCTGTACGGCGCCGACCTGGGCCGGGTGAAGTCCGCCCCCGCCGACGAGGTGGTCCGCTGCGAGGACTGCCGGCGGATCATGGTCCGTACGGCGGAGTCCGGGCTGTGA
- a CDS encoding Nif3-like dinuclear metal center hexameric protein → MAALDARYPRVWAEQWDRVGPVLGDFDRPVETILCVVDCVPETVEEAVDAGAALIVAHHPLLLKGVSSVAPDTYKGRIVHRLIKADIALYVAHTNADVANPGVSDSLAARLDLVLPRPLVPAAPGSPAEGGGRGVGRVGELAAPMRLADLAAFVARRLPATAAGVRAAGDPDRVVRTLAVSGGAGDSFLRDAAAAGADAYLCADLRHHPASEHLAAGGPALLDVAHWASERPWLDEVAGWLRAQFGVTALVSDLDTDPWTVHAVSPDKENHL, encoded by the coding sequence ATGGCCGCCCTCGATGCCCGATATCCGAGGGTCTGGGCGGAGCAGTGGGACCGGGTGGGCCCGGTCCTCGGCGACTTCGACCGGCCGGTCGAGACGATCCTCTGCGTCGTCGACTGCGTGCCGGAGACGGTCGAGGAGGCCGTGGACGCCGGCGCCGCCCTGATCGTGGCGCACCATCCGCTGCTGCTCAAGGGGGTCTCCTCCGTCGCGCCGGACACCTACAAGGGCCGGATCGTGCATCGGCTGATCAAGGCCGACATCGCCCTGTACGTCGCGCACACCAACGCCGACGTCGCCAACCCCGGTGTCTCCGACTCCCTCGCCGCCCGGCTCGACCTCGTCCTGCCGCGCCCGCTGGTGCCGGCCGCGCCGGGCAGCCCGGCCGAGGGCGGCGGCCGGGGCGTCGGGCGGGTCGGCGAGCTGGCGGCCCCGATGCGCCTGGCCGACCTGGCCGCCTTCGTCGCCCGCCGGCTGCCCGCCACCGCCGCGGGCGTCCGCGCCGCCGGAGACCCCGACCGCGTCGTGCGCACCCTCGCCGTGAGCGGGGGAGCGGGCGACTCGTTCCTGCGTGACGCCGCGGCCGCCGGCGCCGACGCGTACCTGTGTGCCGATCTGCGCCACCATCCCGCGAGCGAGCACCTCGCCGCCGGCGGGCCCGCCCTGCTCGACGTCGCCCACTGGGCGAGCGAACGGCCCTGGCTCGACGAGGTGGCCGGGTGGCTGCGCGCGCAGTTCGGCGTCACCGCGCTCGTGTCCGATCTCGACACCGACCCCTGGACCGTGCACGCGGTCAGCCCCGACAAGGAGAACCATCTGTGA
- a CDS encoding flavoprotein: MDSAVRSANTAPGVLYVLVCGSPIARDVDVLVDLAQRDGWEVCVITTPDGRKFVDAAALHAQTGHPVRSYYKNPGDEDLLPPADAMIVAPATVNTVNKWAAGITDTLVLGLLIEGYGFGIPTVVVPYTNKVMAMHPTLHESFAKLRNWGVQVLYGDDVVRLGGPGQNDRFRSQFPWRRALQALHTRFDTENRVEPGARS, translated from the coding sequence GTGGATTCTGCGGTGAGAAGTGCCAATACCGCACCGGGCGTGCTGTACGTCCTGGTGTGCGGCTCGCCGATCGCCCGGGACGTGGACGTGCTCGTGGACCTCGCCCAGCGGGACGGCTGGGAGGTCTGCGTGATCACCACCCCCGACGGGCGCAAGTTCGTCGACGCGGCCGCTCTACACGCCCAGACCGGGCATCCCGTACGCAGCTACTACAAGAACCCCGGTGACGAGGATCTGCTCCCGCCGGCCGACGCGATGATCGTGGCGCCCGCGACGGTGAACACGGTCAACAAGTGGGCGGCCGGCATCACCGACACGCTCGTGCTCGGCCTCCTGATCGAGGGGTACGGCTTCGGCATTCCGACCGTCGTGGTGCCGTACACGAACAAGGTCATGGCGATGCATCCGACGCTGCACGAGAGCTTCGCGAAACTTCGCAACTGGGGCGTTCAGGTGCTGTACGGCGACGATGTCGTCCGGCTCGGCGGCCCCGGCCAGAACGACCGTTTCCGCAGCCAGTTCCCGTGGCGTCGGGCGTTGCAGGCCCTGCACACCCGGTTCGACACCGAGAACCGGGTCGAGCCCGGAGCCCGTTCCTGA
- a CDS encoding helix-turn-helix domain-containing protein, whose translation MDELPIGRRVAYWRGRRKMSQQVFADRLGKSKSWVDKVERGVRRLDKFSVVYEIADVLAIDVQLLLGKDVERRPETQNCIDQVEVEEIRAALERYDQMSAFFHPVPQAPPLTEMRKAVSHAWLTYQHAKYGVLARKLPQLLRDAQAADSAHASGDEARDAAHLLGQVYQIASSALRKVGEHELSWLAADRSIAVSQRAGDQLLAGMASHRVGMALLSLGRVRSALEVNVNIANRLAPTTPEAATPERLSVYGLLLLTGAMAAARIGDSATVRDLVNGAEQAAGALGGDFNYYWTSFGPTNVELHRAAAAVELGDGGKAIETHLKIDLAAFGAMLPERRAHHYLDIARGYTQLGDVEKASEMLLEGDRLAPSEIRCRPLAHEVISDVLRRTRGTPPAPIAELAEQMGVGV comes from the coding sequence GTGGACGAGCTGCCGATCGGCCGTCGAGTCGCCTACTGGCGCGGCCGGCGCAAGATGTCCCAGCAGGTCTTCGCGGACCGGTTGGGCAAGTCCAAGAGCTGGGTCGACAAGGTGGAGCGAGGGGTCCGCCGGCTCGACAAGTTCTCCGTCGTCTACGAGATCGCCGACGTGCTCGCCATCGACGTCCAGTTGCTGCTGGGCAAGGACGTCGAGCGGCGGCCGGAGACGCAGAACTGCATCGACCAGGTCGAGGTCGAGGAGATCCGCGCCGCGCTGGAGCGATACGACCAGATGAGCGCGTTCTTCCATCCCGTCCCGCAGGCGCCGCCGCTGACGGAGATGCGCAAGGCGGTCAGCCACGCCTGGCTGACCTACCAGCACGCGAAGTACGGCGTGCTGGCGCGCAAGCTCCCTCAGTTGCTGCGGGACGCACAAGCGGCGGACAGCGCGCACGCGAGCGGCGACGAGGCCCGCGACGCGGCGCACCTGCTTGGCCAGGTGTACCAGATCGCGTCGTCCGCGCTGCGCAAGGTGGGCGAGCACGAGCTGTCCTGGCTGGCCGCGGACCGCTCGATCGCGGTCTCGCAACGGGCCGGCGATCAGCTTCTCGCCGGGATGGCGAGCCACCGGGTCGGCATGGCGCTGCTCTCGCTGGGCCGCGTGCGGTCGGCGCTCGAGGTCAACGTCAACATCGCCAACCGGCTCGCCCCGACGACGCCGGAGGCGGCTACTCCGGAACGGCTCTCCGTGTACGGGCTGCTGTTGCTCACCGGCGCGATGGCGGCGGCCCGTATCGGTGACAGCGCGACCGTGCGTGACCTCGTCAACGGCGCCGAGCAGGCGGCTGGTGCGCTCGGTGGCGACTTCAACTACTACTGGACGTCCTTCGGGCCCACCAATGTGGAACTGCACCGGGCGGCGGCCGCGGTCGAGCTCGGCGACGGCGGCAAGGCGATCGAGACGCACCTGAAGATCGATCTGGCCGCGTTCGGCGCCATGCTGCCCGAACGGCGCGCGCACCACTACCTGGACATCGCGCGCGGCTACACGCAGCTCGGCGACGTGGAGAAGGCGAGCGAGATGCTGCTGGAGGGCGACCGGCTCGCCCCCTCGGAGATCCGCTGCCGCCCGCTGGCCCACGAGGTCATCTCCGACGTGCTGCGACGCACCCGGGGCACCCCGCCGGCGCCCATCGCGGAGCTGGCCGAACAGATGGGAGTCGGCGTATGA
- a CDS encoding bifunctional DNA primase/polymerase, translating into MQWSIRQPIGPWATIDRLRLRRAALRYAARGWAVTPGAYLTGDRFTCGRAGCPITGCHPAIECWEDEAATDPERIARWWRHRPYTVLLATGWSFDALEVPAPVGLRALGAVRLHTDVIGPERGDARGPVIITPTGRWLFLVRPGDELRPELASCLDVLRHGRGSWIPAAPSRTPQGPVRWAAAPAQTGWHLPASGTVQAMLLDALGALGRRPQRRVTATVPRQMSTARRAA; encoded by the coding sequence ATGCAGTGGAGCATCCGGCAGCCGATCGGCCCATGGGCGACGATCGATCGGCTGCGCCTGCGCCGGGCGGCACTGCGCTACGCCGCCCGCGGCTGGGCGGTGACGCCGGGCGCCTACCTCACCGGCGACCGGTTCACCTGCGGCCGGGCCGGCTGCCCGATCACGGGGTGTCACCCCGCGATCGAGTGCTGGGAGGACGAGGCCGCCACGGATCCCGAGCGGATCGCCCGGTGGTGGCGGCATCGCCCGTACACGGTGCTGCTGGCCACCGGGTGGAGCTTCGACGCCCTGGAGGTCCCGGCGCCCGTCGGCCTGCGGGCCCTCGGCGCGGTCCGGCTGCACACCGACGTGATCGGCCCGGAACGCGGCGACGCCCGCGGCCCGGTCATCATCACCCCGACCGGGCGGTGGCTGTTCCTGGTGCGCCCCGGCGACGAGCTGCGCCCGGAACTGGCGTCCTGCCTGGACGTTCTGCGCCACGGCCGCGGCTCGTGGATCCCGGCCGCGCCGAGCCGCACGCCACAGGGGCCGGTGCGCTGGGCCGCCGCCCCCGCACAGACCGGCTGGCACCTGCCCGCCTCCGGCACCGTGCAGGCGATGCTGCTGGACGCGCTCGGCGCCCTCGGCCGCCGGCCACAACGGAGAGTCACCGCGACCGTCCCCCGCCAGATGTCCACCGCCCGGCGGGCGGCGTAG
- a CDS encoding barstar family protein, with protein MNVVIDGRFILDEADLHRRLAGALGYGPYYCHDLDDLGRRLASGDPRPLQLVWIYAASLRLALGLELYDRYVRTLEEIEATDVGRDWNERFIFRVFE; from the coding sequence GTGAACGTGGTCATCGACGGCCGGTTCATCCTCGACGAGGCCGATCTGCACCGGCGGCTGGCCGGTGCGCTCGGATACGGGCCGTACTACTGCCACGACCTCGACGACCTCGGCCGGCGACTCGCGTCCGGTGATCCACGCCCGCTCCAGCTCGTCTGGATCTACGCCGCCAGCTTGCGGCTCGCCCTCGGCCTCGAGCTCTACGACCGCTACGTGCGGACCCTGGAGGAGATCGAGGCGACGGACGTCGGCCGGGACTGGAACGAGCGCTTCATCTTCCGCGTCTTCGAATAG
- a CDS encoding maleylpyruvate isomerase family mycothiol-dependent enzyme: MDIRAAIVEERRRIADLVDSLEPGQLDRPSLCGEWTVKEVAGHLLAAVGKPPVPLLPLLARNGFRLHRANAQLAVLMAARPAAELAQALRDEADNPFKPPIVGYAGQLTDLQVHGQDMRRPLGLPHGLGPEGLKASLEFLTGGRAYGFTKRRRLAGLRFEASDLDWFSGVGPLVAGPAEALMMAMCGRGVALSELGGPGVRVLDQRLSR, from the coding sequence GTGGATATCCGTGCCGCCATCGTCGAAGAACGCCGCCGCATCGCCGACCTGGTCGACTCGCTGGAACCCGGCCAGCTCGACAGGCCGAGCCTCTGCGGCGAGTGGACGGTCAAGGAGGTTGCCGGTCACCTCCTCGCGGCGGTGGGCAAGCCGCCCGTACCGTTGCTGCCGCTGCTGGCCCGCAACGGTTTCCGTCTGCACCGGGCGAATGCGCAGCTTGCGGTGCTCATGGCCGCGCGGCCGGCGGCGGAGCTGGCCCAGGCCCTCCGCGACGAAGCGGACAATCCATTCAAACCCCCGATCGTCGGGTACGCGGGTCAGCTCACCGATCTCCAGGTGCACGGCCAGGACATGCGCCGTCCGCTGGGCCTGCCCCACGGCCTGGGGCCCGAAGGGCTGAAGGCATCGCTGGAGTTCCTGACCGGTGGCCGGGCGTACGGCTTCACGAAGCGGCGACGGCTGGCGGGGCTGCGCTTCGAAGCGTCCGACCTGGACTGGTTCTCCGGCGTGGGGCCGCTGGTGGCGGGCCCGGCAGAGGCACTGATGATGGCGATGTGCGGGCGCGGGGTGGCATTGAGCGAGCTCGGCGGGCCTGGAGTGCGGGTGCTCGACCAGCGCCTCAGTCGCTGA
- a CDS encoding TIGR02569 family protein, with protein MEDRRPPAEVLRAFGATADPVRLAGGKGGTWRAGDVVLKPAEGDDAVRWRSEILATLPESPCFRIARPIRAATGDWLADGWEAACAVAGQPDQRRVDDVVRTGSAFHEAVAHLPRPGFLDTRSDPWAYGERLAWDRLRHRSGHPEASGPTRAGGDAEPLLGSLLAVRRPVHLPDQIVHGDLLGNVLFADGLPPAVIDWSAYWRPPAWASAVAVVDAMVWHGAGFDAALRWSHLPAWGQLLVRATIFRLATWAVAGWTSEPMDAYEPVVRKVIGYVGPTV; from the coding sequence ATGGAAGATCGACGGCCTCCGGCCGAGGTCCTGCGCGCATTCGGCGCGACCGCGGATCCCGTACGCCTCGCCGGAGGCAAAGGCGGCACCTGGCGCGCCGGCGACGTGGTCCTCAAGCCGGCGGAGGGCGACGACGCGGTCCGCTGGCGCTCGGAGATCCTCGCGACGCTGCCCGAATCGCCATGCTTTCGCATTGCCCGCCCGATCCGCGCCGCGACCGGTGACTGGCTCGCCGACGGCTGGGAAGCGGCATGCGCGGTGGCGGGCCAACCCGACCAGCGCCGCGTCGACGACGTCGTCCGCACCGGATCCGCCTTCCACGAGGCGGTCGCCCACCTGCCGCGGCCCGGCTTCCTGGACACAAGATCGGACCCTTGGGCGTACGGGGAAAGGCTCGCCTGGGACCGCCTCCGTCACCGGTCCGGCCACCCGGAAGCGTCTGGTCCCACCCGTGCCGGCGGCGACGCCGAACCGCTGCTCGGAAGCCTGCTCGCGGTCCGGCGGCCGGTGCACCTGCCGGACCAGATCGTGCACGGCGACCTGCTGGGCAACGTCCTGTTCGCGGACGGCCTGCCCCCGGCGGTGATCGACTGGTCGGCGTACTGGCGACCTCCCGCCTGGGCCAGCGCGGTGGCCGTGGTGGACGCCATGGTCTGGCACGGCGCCGGATTCGACGCCGCGCTGCGCTGGTCACATCTTCCGGCCTGGGGTCAACTCCTGGTCCGCGCCACCATCTTCCGGCTCGCGACCTGGGCGGTCGCCGGCTGGACGAGCGAGCCGATGGATGCCTACGAGCCGGTGGTCCGCAAGGTCATCGGCTATGTCGGACCCACCGTCTAG
- a CDS encoding GNAT family N-acetyltransferase has translation MADVRLEPMTDAQFTTYRETAEQEYAQQAADSGAMSLPEALKKATDDFARLLPDGPASPEQFLWRAYADDADVGMIWLHITSRTAYIFDIVVDESHRRHGYGRAIMRAAEELCRDRGVESIGLNVFGRNAGARALYEQEGYEITSVQMRKRL, from the coding sequence GTGGCAGACGTACGACTGGAACCGATGACCGACGCACAGTTCACGACCTACCGCGAGACGGCCGAGCAGGAGTATGCCCAGCAGGCCGCCGACTCCGGCGCGATGTCACTGCCCGAGGCACTGAAGAAGGCCACCGACGACTTCGCCCGCCTCCTCCCCGACGGCCCGGCAAGCCCGGAGCAGTTCCTGTGGCGTGCCTATGCGGACGATGCCGACGTCGGCATGATCTGGCTGCACATCACGTCCCGGACGGCGTACATCTTCGACATCGTGGTCGACGAAAGCCATCGCCGCCACGGTTACGGCCGAGCAATCATGCGCGCGGCCGAAGAGCTGTGCCGCGACCGCGGTGTGGAGTCGATCGGCCTCAACGTCTTCGGCCGGAACGCGGGCGCCCGCGCACTGTACGAACAGGAGGGTTACGAAATCACCTCAGTGCAGATGCGGAAACGCCTGTAG
- a CDS encoding DUF1810 domain-containing protein yields the protein MEGNENAWTLYRRNGFRDTGELGDLLPDGVRRERIMTKDLGERPVRGEEGIMDKQADLERFVSAQAAVYDRALTELRAGAKRSHWMWFVFPQIAGLGLSPTARTYAIRDLAEARAYLAHPVLGPRLTECSQALLAVEGRTAREILGHPDDLKLRSSMTLFARAADDAAVFQAVLDKYYGGEPDPATLERIPASGSA from the coding sequence GTGGAGGGTAACGAGAACGCGTGGACGCTCTACCGGCGCAACGGCTTCCGTGACACGGGTGAACTCGGCGACCTCCTGCCCGACGGCGTGCGCCGAGAGCGCATCATGACCAAAGACCTTGGGGAACGGCCCGTTCGCGGGGAGGAGGGGATCATGGACAAGCAGGCCGATCTGGAACGGTTCGTGTCGGCGCAGGCCGCTGTCTACGACCGGGCGTTGACCGAGCTGCGGGCGGGAGCCAAGCGCAGCCATTGGATGTGGTTCGTGTTTCCGCAGATCGCCGGGCTCGGCTTGAGCCCGACCGCCCGGACGTACGCCATCCGTGACCTCGCCGAAGCCCGCGCCTACCTGGCTCACCCCGTGCTCGGTCCGCGGCTGACCGAATGCTCGCAGGCGCTGCTGGCGGTGGAGGGGCGCACGGCGCGCGAGATTCTCGGCCATCCCGACGACCTGAAGCTGCGGTCGTCGATGACGCTGTTCGCCCGGGCCGCCGATGACGCCGCGGTGTTCCAGGCCGTGCTCGACAAGTACTACGGCGGCGAGCCCGACCCCGCCACCCTGGAACGGATCCCGGCCTCCGGCTCCGCCTAG